The Magnetospirillum sp. WYHS-4 genomic sequence TCTGAGAGGCGGTGATCGTTGCGAAGGGCTCGGCATAATTCAGATCGCCTCCAGAAAAGCGAGAAGCTTGTCGGTGGGGCGGAATCGGCAGCCAGACGGAGAATCGGCTGGTGTCGTCCTGGCCAAGGCACGTTCCTTGATTGCCAGATCGGCATGCAAGTAAACCTGGGTGGTTTCGACGCTTTCGTGCCCCAGCCAGAGGGCGATCACCGACGAGTCAATACCAGCCCGCTGCAATCGCATTGCTGCAGAATGCCGGAGGACATGCATGCTGACCGATTTCTGTGCCAGAGGCGGACAGGTTCTGCTGGCCGCTTGCACGTATTTGGCAAGCCTATGTTCGAGGGCGTCACGACTGAGTACTGTGCCGTTGCGCGTCGTGAAGATCCTCAAGGAAGTTCGGGGACCGGCTCATGTCGAGGACACGGCCTATCTCCGGGTCTACATTAACCAGCTGCGCCAGAAGCTGGAAGCCGATCCCGCCCAGCCTACCCTGATCGTCACCGATCCGGGCGTGGGATACCGGCTGAGGACGAGCGAATGATTGGTTATTCCAGACCGTGAATGACCCTTCCCTGCCGGCCGCTCTTATCCGCCTCTCCGCCACCAGTGGCAGAATCACGGTCGGCGGGAAACTCGATAACGGTCTTGGCGTAGCTCCGGTCGGTGATCTCCATCCGCAGCGTTCCGAGGTCGATGTCATGATCGGAATCGTTGCCCAGGTTCATGCGCACATGGCAGGCGTCGTCCGCTAGATGGACCTCGGCCGCCACCGTCGCCAGGCTCGTGGGGCCCCGCAGGATTACCATCACGGATTCATTGGGGGCCGCCCGTGCCGCGAGGGCCAGGCACGAAAGACATAGCCCCATCAGGATCCCGCGACATCGCATCGGCTTTCTCCTCTATTTCGTCTCGTTCCAGGCCTTGACGATACGCTCGGACTCTTGCACGAAATCGCGGA encodes the following:
- a CDS encoding tyrosine-type recombinase/integrase: MRIFTTRNGTVLSRDALEHRLAKYVQAASRTCPPLAQKSVSMHVLRHSAAMRLQRAGIDSSVIALWLGHESVETTQVYLHADLAIKERALARTTPADSPSGCRFRPTDKLLAFLEAI